The following are from one region of the Arachis duranensis cultivar V14167 chromosome 10, aradu.V14167.gnm2.J7QH, whole genome shotgun sequence genome:
- the LOC107470115 gene encoding uncharacterized protein LOC107470115, with product MSAFNFVQVAGPSGQMTWIRGCLKCLDASNIIEVIDNSLLCIQMDYIDLDQIHWLDRYVPMFGETEYEPIHQYPSIGIGEQLEALEKAVKTGKIRYVGLSNETPYGMMKFIQVAEN from the exons ATGTCTGCCTTTAATTTTGTACAAGTTGCTGGACCATCTGGGCAGATGACATGGATTAGAGGCTGTCTAAAATGTTTAGATGCCAGCAATATTATTGAAGTCATTGATAATAG TTTGTTATGCATACAAATGGATTATATTGATCTTGATCAAATTCATTGGCTTGATCG GTATGTTCCAATGTTTGGAGAAACTGAGTATGAACCAATTCATCAATATCCTTCAATTGGTATAGGTGAACAACTTGAAGCTCTCGAAAAAGCTGTCAAAACTGGGAAG ATTAGATATGTTGGTCTTAGTAATGAAACTCCATATGGCATGATGAAGTTTATTCAGGTTGCTGAAAATTAA